One Microbacterium sp. No. 7 genomic window carries:
- a CDS encoding ABC transporter ATP-binding protein, producing MLEDVSIDVGVGEVVAVLGPNGAGKSTLLRTISGLLAARTGSIELDGEELNGLPPHRIARRGIAHVVESRGILPNLSVRDNLLLGSFLRAEKTSAQDDIDRALEYFPWMGSRLSEPGGRLSGGQQQMLALARALLGDPSVLLLDEPSLGLAPMVIDELFETIARLATADRAVLIVEQQIKRCLGLANRAYVLRRGRVVLEDSSAALLADRRLEQVYMS from the coding sequence GTGCTCGAGGACGTCAGCATCGACGTCGGAGTCGGCGAGGTGGTCGCGGTGCTCGGGCCGAACGGCGCGGGAAAGTCGACGCTGCTGCGCACGATCTCGGGCCTGCTCGCCGCGCGGACGGGTTCGATCGAGTTGGACGGCGAGGAGCTGAACGGGCTGCCGCCGCACCGGATCGCCCGCCGCGGGATCGCGCACGTGGTCGAGAGCCGGGGGATCCTGCCGAACCTCTCCGTGCGCGACAACCTCCTGCTCGGCTCCTTCCTGCGCGCGGAGAAGACCAGCGCGCAGGACGACATCGACAGGGCGCTGGAATACTTCCCGTGGATGGGATCGAGGCTCTCCGAGCCGGGCGGTCGCCTCTCGGGCGGGCAGCAGCAGATGCTCGCCCTCGCGCGTGCGCTGCTCGGCGACCCGTCGGTGCTGCTGCTCGACGAGCCCTCCCTCGGCTTGGCGCCGATGGTGATCGACGAACTGTTCGAGACCATCGCGCGACTCGCCACGGCGGATCGTGCCGTCCTCATCGTGGAGCAGCAGATCAAGCGCTGCCTCGGACTCGCGAACAGGGCGTACGTGCTGCGCCGCGGCCGGGTCGTCCTCGAAGACTCATCCGCAGCGCTCCTCGCCGATCGACGGCTCGAACAGGTGTACATGTCATGA
- a CDS encoding ABC transporter ATP-binding protein, with product MTNGTSTMERAKAGAAQEPILRVRALDVQFGSFKALTGFELDAWPGEVVGVIGPNGAGKSTLVNTLAGVIAPTRGEVALQGRTLNRLSAPRRARAGLVRTFQTAELFGSLTVGTNIGLARRGDDRGLQDEVVEALGLGPLVDVLCDGLSGGGRKLVELARAIAGEPRVLILDEPVAGVPAHDRMIVLDLIRRYAERSGSCVLLIEHDMEFVSSICEWIYVMSAGELISQGTWGTVSSDPVVLSAYLGHG from the coding sequence ATGACGAACGGAACCTCGACCATGGAACGGGCCAAAGCGGGCGCAGCGCAGGAGCCCATCCTCCGCGTGCGGGCCCTCGATGTGCAGTTCGGCTCCTTCAAAGCGCTCACAGGGTTCGAGCTGGACGCCTGGCCCGGCGAGGTCGTCGGCGTCATCGGGCCGAACGGCGCGGGCAAGTCGACACTCGTCAACACGCTCGCGGGGGTGATCGCCCCCACACGCGGCGAGGTGGCGCTGCAGGGGCGGACGCTGAATCGCCTGTCGGCGCCGCGGCGCGCCCGTGCCGGTCTCGTGCGCACCTTTCAGACCGCTGAACTGTTCGGGAGCCTGACCGTCGGCACCAACATCGGACTCGCACGCCGTGGCGACGACCGGGGGCTGCAGGACGAGGTGGTGGAGGCCCTCGGTCTGGGACCGCTCGTCGACGTCCTCTGCGACGGCCTCAGCGGCGGTGGACGCAAGCTCGTGGAGCTCGCTCGTGCGATCGCGGGCGAACCCCGGGTGCTGATCCTGGACGAGCCGGTGGCCGGCGTGCCTGCGCACGATCGGATGATCGTGCTGGACCTGATCCGCCGCTACGCGGAGAGGAGCGGCTCCTGCGTGCTCCTGATCGAGCACGACATGGAGTTCGTGAGCAGCATCTGCGAATGGATCTATGTCATGAGCGCGGGTGAGCTCATCTCGCAGGGCACCTGGGGAACGGTCAGCAGCGATCCCGTCGTGCTCAGCGCCTACCTCGGCCACGGCTGA
- a CDS encoding SDR family NAD(P)-dependent oxidoreductase: MSDRRAADPGKKENRMLLDGKRLIVVGGASGAGAAAVRAYAAEGAQVACLDINEDLGRKVVAGLGSGAGFFRCDVTQKEIVDEAIDAAVASMGGLDGVLSTAGIRHEVAAADLTVEEWERMFRSHVLGTVLVNQATFRHLKERGGKIINCGSGVTLRGQVHGSQSGDAHYGAAKAAVMVWTKGIAQEWGRYGITANTVSLSMDTPMSQQMLADMSPADRARFEELLRTVLPLGGKLGDADRDFAPVAVFMASDMSRFISGQVIAVNGGLYMFG; the protein is encoded by the coding sequence ATGTCGGATCGGCGCGCGGCCGATCCCGGAAAGAAGGAGAACCGGATGCTGCTGGACGGGAAGAGGCTCATCGTGGTCGGAGGCGCCAGCGGCGCCGGAGCGGCGGCCGTCAGGGCGTATGCGGCGGAGGGGGCGCAGGTCGCGTGCCTCGACATCAACGAGGATCTCGGACGGAAGGTCGTCGCCGGTCTCGGCTCGGGCGCGGGATTCTTCCGGTGCGATGTGACGCAGAAGGAGATCGTGGATGAGGCCATCGACGCGGCTGTCGCGTCGATGGGCGGGCTCGACGGTGTGCTGAGCACCGCCGGCATCCGGCATGAGGTGGCCGCCGCCGACCTCACCGTCGAGGAGTGGGAGCGCATGTTCCGCAGCCACGTGCTCGGAACCGTCCTCGTGAACCAGGCGACGTTCCGGCACCTCAAGGAACGCGGCGGGAAGATCATCAACTGCGGCTCCGGGGTGACCCTGCGTGGGCAGGTGCACGGTTCGCAATCCGGGGACGCGCACTACGGCGCCGCGAAGGCGGCGGTGATGGTGTGGACCAAGGGCATCGCGCAGGAGTGGGGCAGGTACGGCATCACGGCGAACACGGTCTCGCTGTCGATGGACACCCCGATGTCGCAGCAGATGCTCGCGGACATGTCGCCGGCGGACCGCGCCAGGTTCGAGGAACTGCTGAGGACGGTGCTTCCGCTCGGTGGCAAGCTCGGCGACGCGGACCGCGACTTCGCCCCGGTGGCGGTCTTCATGGCGAGCGACATGAGCCGGTTCATCAGCGGACAGGTGATCGCGGTGAACGGCGGCCTGTACATGTTCGGCTGA
- a CDS encoding SDR family NAD(P)-dependent oxidoreductase: protein MSEPTMPSAADRPVAIVTGAARGIGRTIAMRLAREGYRVAVCDRDMAGYEQFRVEREATAGLTPRQSLEQAGAEVLDAQVDLTDVDQVLDFVNSVHDAWGRIDLLVCNAGGSAGDIAYVRASAFDLADPATQQYLLSSTADNYYSVVYSVLATLPHMIAAGSGSVVFISSTAGNRPSATGEMAFYGGGKAAAQMYLRTVAQDVAPHGIRVNSIAPGFIATGRALDRLERLHGENAPNEIAAQIPVRRWGRAEDIAEAVVYLGSSASGFVTGQTLAVDGGDLRHS, encoded by the coding sequence GTGTCTGAGCCCACCATGCCGTCCGCCGCCGACCGCCCCGTCGCCATCGTCACCGGTGCCGCGCGAGGCATCGGAAGGACGATCGCCATGCGCCTCGCCCGGGAGGGGTACCGCGTAGCGGTCTGCGACCGAGACATGGCGGGCTACGAGCAGTTCCGTGTGGAACGCGAGGCCACGGCCGGCCTCACGCCCCGGCAGTCGCTGGAGCAGGCCGGCGCCGAGGTCCTCGATGCGCAGGTCGATCTGACGGACGTCGATCAGGTGCTGGACTTCGTGAACTCCGTGCACGATGCCTGGGGACGCATCGACCTCCTCGTCTGCAACGCCGGCGGCAGCGCGGGGGACATCGCCTACGTCAGGGCATCCGCCTTCGACCTCGCCGACCCCGCCACGCAGCAGTACCTGCTGTCTTCGACGGCCGACAACTACTACTCCGTCGTCTACAGCGTGCTCGCCACCCTGCCGCACATGATCGCGGCGGGATCGGGAAGCGTCGTCTTCATCTCCTCGACTGCGGGGAACCGCCCGAGCGCAACAGGCGAGATGGCCTTCTACGGCGGGGGGAAGGCGGCTGCGCAGATGTACCTCCGCACGGTGGCACAGGACGTGGCGCCCCACGGCATCCGCGTGAACTCCATCGCCCCCGGCTTCATCGCCACGGGCCGCGCCCTGGACCGCCTGGAGCGACTCCACGGCGAGAACGCGCCGAACGAGATCGCCGCGCAGATCCCGGTGCGCCGGTGGGGGCGCGCGGAGGACATCGCCGAGGCCGTCGTGTACCTCGGCTCGTCCGCGTCCGGTTTCGTGACCGGACAGACCCTCGCCGTCGACGGAGGCGATCTCCGGCACTCCTGA
- a CDS encoding ABC transporter permease: MWAIICSGLIAGGAYIAIALGVVLSHRFAHVLNFAQGAIATLCAYLAWQVVHTGISIWVAGLVAILSGTVISLAMGVVITRYLADASELITGLVTLGPTLAIIGIVGAVWGPVPKGIDAPELLAGSVSILGARVGRFDLVFLVVILLIVGALAFLLQRTRAGLALRAVSDDPATAAVNGINVATIERLVWGFTGALAGLAGVGISISKHLDPHYLTSFLIVAFTAVVLGGMGSLGGLVVGSLVYGVIVSLVSYYIGGQWIAVTSLVILSLVYLLRPHGLLGRKKVTVATKLPTQPGKMARSRWIGAIVAQSSRRSRLLPGGRRGRLIAASVAGVGVLVVVILVPQIVGGTTVFVLAGMMAMIIAVAGQNVASGLAERFSLAQGGFMLVGGYSAALLISRAGWPPLLTLLTAIPIGLLLGAALGASVTRLSGTYLAIVTLQFTLAMPELARNLPALTGGETGASLPPLQIGDLMLVAPTPMWYASFAIAVICLTLLAWFGRARVGQRIRAIRDSPLGAESIGMSALRLRILAMAVCGAAGTIAGVLSAMQVGIVTPDSFGLWTSVYLLLGAAIAGRDSLVVGPIVGGAFIVLLPFALNTTGGMAELIFGLAATVVLILRQVLAQARMLAASGDAAPGVLDAPEDRLVRA, from the coding sequence ATGTGGGCCATCATCTGCAGCGGGCTCATCGCCGGCGGCGCGTACATCGCCATCGCGCTGGGCGTGGTGCTCAGCCATCGGTTCGCGCACGTGCTCAATTTCGCCCAGGGGGCGATCGCCACACTCTGCGCGTACCTGGCCTGGCAGGTCGTGCATACCGGGATCTCCATCTGGGTGGCCGGTCTCGTCGCGATCCTCTCGGGGACGGTGATCTCGCTCGCGATGGGCGTGGTCATAACCCGCTACCTCGCGGATGCGTCCGAGCTCATCACCGGTCTCGTCACGCTCGGCCCCACGCTGGCGATCATCGGCATCGTGGGTGCCGTGTGGGGGCCGGTGCCCAAGGGCATCGACGCGCCGGAGCTGCTCGCAGGATCGGTGTCGATCCTCGGTGCCCGTGTGGGCAGGTTCGACCTTGTCTTCCTGGTCGTGATCCTGCTCATCGTCGGCGCGCTCGCGTTCCTGCTGCAGCGCACTCGCGCCGGGCTCGCGCTGCGCGCGGTGTCCGACGACCCCGCGACGGCCGCCGTGAACGGCATCAACGTCGCGACCATCGAGCGCCTCGTCTGGGGCTTCACCGGAGCGCTCGCGGGGCTCGCCGGAGTCGGCATCAGCATCTCGAAGCACCTGGATCCGCACTACCTGACCAGCTTCCTCATCGTCGCGTTCACCGCCGTCGTGCTGGGCGGCATGGGGTCGCTCGGGGGGCTGGTGGTCGGCTCTCTCGTCTACGGGGTCATCGTGTCGCTCGTGTCGTACTACATCGGCGGGCAGTGGATCGCCGTGACCTCGCTCGTGATCCTGTCGCTCGTGTACCTGCTGCGTCCGCACGGTCTCCTGGGGCGCAAGAAGGTGACGGTGGCGACGAAGCTCCCCACCCAGCCGGGGAAGATGGCGAGATCGCGCTGGATCGGAGCGATCGTCGCCCAGTCGTCGAGGAGAAGCCGTCTGCTGCCGGGCGGCAGGAGAGGGCGGCTGATCGCCGCCTCCGTCGCGGGAGTCGGAGTGCTCGTCGTCGTCATCCTCGTGCCGCAGATCGTCGGTGGGACGACGGTGTTCGTCCTTGCCGGGATGATGGCGATGATCATCGCCGTCGCCGGGCAGAACGTGGCATCCGGGCTCGCCGAGCGATTCTCTCTGGCGCAGGGCGGATTCATGCTGGTCGGCGGGTACAGTGCGGCGCTGCTCATCAGCAGGGCGGGGTGGCCACCGCTGCTGACCCTCCTCACCGCGATACCGATCGGTCTGCTCCTGGGGGCCGCGCTCGGCGCGAGCGTCACGCGGCTCTCCGGAACCTATCTCGCGATCGTCACCCTGCAGTTCACCCTGGCCATGCCCGAGCTGGCGCGCAACCTGCCGGCGCTCACCGGCGGCGAGACCGGCGCGAGCCTGCCACCGCTCCAGATCGGCGACCTCATGCTGGTGGCCCCGACTCCGATGTGGTACGCGTCGTTCGCGATCGCAGTGATCTGCCTGACGCTGCTCGCGTGGTTCGGGAGGGCCCGCGTCGGGCAGAGGATCCGCGCGATCCGCGACTCGCCCCTCGGCGCGGAGTCGATCGGGATGAGCGCTCTGCGGCTGCGGATCCTTGCGATGGCCGTCTGCGGGGCGGCCGGAACGATCGCCGGCGTCCTCTCCGCGATGCAGGTCGGCATCGTGACCCCGGACTCGTTCGGGCTGTGGACGAGCGTCTACCTGCTGCTGGGTGCGGCGATCGCGGGACGCGACTCCCTGGTGGTGGGCCCGATCGTCGGCGGCGCGTTCATCGTGCTGCTCCCGTTCGCACTCAACACGACCGGCGGGATGGCCGAGCTGATCTTCGGGCTGGCCGCCACGGTGGTGCTCATCCTGAGACAGGTGCTCGCTCAGGCGAGGATGCTCGCCGCCAGCGGCGACGCGGCTCCCGGGGTGCTCGACGCCCCCGAGGACCGTCTGGTTCGCGCCTAG
- a CDS encoding dipeptidase, with protein MAYVPAKPHHYESYPFLQRGQDFSAVDLVDPSTRLSTYDAGLSESEAARVERLLADNLVVSFHDHPQLLPLEPSALFEYLRTQRDFTAYGELKHSRLTALFDNLVGSIGMGSPSGWKWHDVITALGMRLADLAYHDDEATVIRTVQDIHDAKATGRVGFIMGAESTECIENEVDRLDVLYGLGVRQMGLTYGHSNSLGSGQKERRDGGLTALGRRAVERMNKLGILVDVAHSGDQTSLDAIETSAKPIAITHSGCRSLWPVPRLKPDEVLKACAERGGVLGIMATPLSTISLQHRTQSIESVMDHFVHAVDLMGIEHVTFGLDTLYGDHAGLHHNAQRNVDIKGMYDPGDLEYTQVSFVDGVENLTESYPNVTAWLVKHGYSDSEIAAVLGGNILRLLEDVWH; from the coding sequence ATGGCGTACGTTCCGGCCAAGCCCCATCACTACGAGTCCTACCCCTTCCTGCAGCGCGGTCAGGACTTCTCGGCGGTGGACCTCGTCGATCCCAGCACCAGGCTCAGCACCTACGATGCCGGCCTGTCGGAGAGCGAAGCGGCCCGCGTCGAGCGTCTGCTCGCAGACAACCTGGTCGTCAGCTTCCATGACCATCCTCAGCTCCTGCCCCTGGAGCCCTCGGCGCTGTTCGAGTACCTGCGAACCCAACGCGACTTCACGGCGTACGGCGAGTTGAAGCACTCCCGTCTCACCGCTCTGTTCGACAACCTGGTCGGCAGCATCGGGATGGGGTCGCCGTCCGGGTGGAAGTGGCACGATGTCATCACCGCGCTCGGAATGCGGCTCGCCGACCTCGCCTATCACGACGACGAGGCCACCGTGATCCGTACGGTGCAGGACATCCACGATGCCAAGGCGACCGGCAGGGTCGGCTTCATCATGGGTGCGGAGAGCACGGAGTGCATCGAGAACGAGGTCGATCGGCTCGACGTGCTGTACGGCCTCGGAGTCCGTCAGATGGGCCTGACGTACGGGCATTCGAACTCGCTCGGAAGCGGCCAGAAGGAGCGACGAGACGGCGGCCTCACCGCGCTCGGACGCCGAGCCGTGGAGCGGATGAACAAGCTCGGGATCCTGGTGGACGTCGCGCACTCCGGCGACCAGACGAGCCTCGACGCGATCGAGACCTCGGCGAAGCCCATCGCGATCACCCACTCCGGGTGCCGTTCGCTGTGGCCGGTCCCTCGCCTCAAGCCGGATGAGGTGCTGAAGGCGTGCGCCGAGCGCGGCGGCGTGCTCGGCATCATGGCCACCCCGCTGTCCACGATCTCCCTGCAGCACCGCACCCAGTCGATCGAGTCCGTGATGGACCACTTCGTCCACGCCGTCGACCTGATGGGCATCGAACACGTCACCTTCGGCCTCGACACGCTCTACGGCGACCATGCGGGGCTGCATCACAACGCGCAGCGCAACGTCGACATCAAGGGAATGTACGACCCCGGCGACCTGGAGTACACGCAGGTGTCGTTCGTGGACGGTGTCGAGAACCTGACCGAGAGCTATCCCAACGTGACCGCCTGGCTGGTCAAGCACGGGTACAGCGACAGCGAGATCGCGGCTGTGCTCGGCGGCAACATCCTGCGCCTCCTCGAGGATGTCTGGCACTGA
- a CDS encoding ABC transporter substrate-binding protein — protein MIKKAWARTAFAAAATVVVGSTLAGCSGAAENGGGEAGGTLILGVSTPATGPAAPGAIVADAIQCYFENRNENGGIEGYTVDVRPVDNQSTVTGGANAARQLLGADPFAVTVLTAPGFAGAQSVLAATPDVPVLVLSNGASVKKAAAPNFFGIAPDYETEAAASVSLMVAQGHEKIALVYDTTIAPGAPERSESAAEDAGAELTTVIESPAGTTNFVPVIEQLRTSGADAAVLILTMANVAGIMQAADQGQLDMPMITYENSLDPQLISLGGQSVEGLYVTGMMPLLDEESPAVEEFATVMGDCKPESIASLSLFGWNAGAIIEEGIRAAVQDGGEATRESFMEALRGLGGKQIGLVKSLGWSTDSTYSLDAGDTAIFNYYVVKDGAFQRVER, from the coding sequence ATGATCAAGAAAGCATGGGCACGGACGGCGTTCGCCGCAGCCGCGACCGTCGTCGTCGGATCCACGCTGGCGGGATGCAGCGGTGCCGCGGAGAACGGCGGCGGTGAGGCGGGAGGAACGCTGATCCTCGGCGTGTCGACTCCGGCGACGGGGCCGGCGGCCCCCGGCGCGATCGTCGCCGACGCCATCCAGTGCTATTTCGAGAACCGCAACGAGAACGGTGGGATCGAGGGCTACACGGTCGACGTGCGTCCCGTCGACAACCAGAGCACCGTGACCGGCGGGGCCAACGCCGCCAGGCAACTGCTCGGAGCGGACCCGTTCGCGGTCACGGTGCTCACCGCGCCGGGCTTCGCCGGCGCGCAGTCGGTGCTTGCCGCGACCCCCGACGTGCCGGTGCTCGTGCTGTCCAACGGCGCGTCGGTGAAGAAGGCTGCGGCGCCGAACTTCTTCGGCATCGCGCCGGACTACGAGACCGAGGCTGCCGCGAGCGTGAGCCTGATGGTCGCGCAGGGGCATGAGAAGATCGCGCTGGTCTACGACACGACGATCGCTCCGGGCGCTCCGGAGCGCTCCGAGTCGGCCGCCGAGGACGCGGGGGCCGAGCTCACGACGGTCATCGAGTCTCCGGCCGGAACGACCAACTTCGTGCCGGTCATCGAGCAGCTGCGGACCTCCGGCGCCGACGCCGCCGTGCTCATCCTGACGATGGCGAACGTGGCGGGCATCATGCAGGCAGCGGATCAGGGGCAGCTCGACATGCCGATGATCACCTACGAGAACAGCCTCGATCCGCAGCTGATCTCGCTCGGCGGCCAGTCGGTGGAGGGTCTCTACGTCACCGGCATGATGCCGCTGCTCGACGAGGAGTCGCCCGCTGTGGAGGAGTTCGCCACGGTGATGGGCGACTGCAAGCCGGAGTCGATCGCGTCGCTCTCGCTCTTCGGATGGAACGCGGGGGCCATCATCGAGGAGGGCATCCGCGCGGCCGTGCAGGACGGCGGCGAAGCGACACGGGAGAGCTTCATGGAGGCGCTTCGTGGTCTGGGCGGAAAGCAGATCGGGCTGGTGAAGAGCCTGGGCTGGAGCACGGACAGCACCTACTCGCTCGACGCGGGCGACACCGCCATCTTCAACTACTACGTCGTGAAGGACGGGGCGTTCCAGAGGGTGGAGCGATAA
- a CDS encoding AMP-binding protein: protein MTLPAPAAANDEPLTPLRFLQRSAEVFPDKDAILYGDRSYTYRRFASEAEELARVFASLIEPGDRVAYLLPNTPEMLIGHFAVPLAGGVLVAINTRLSRAEIEYILLHSGARILVVDAELLASLGDLSSTVATIEEVVEVPDPQYGHPGGHVAAGQVAYEEFLARAHDIDEPVSWHVADERLPISINYTSGTTGKPKGVVYTHRGAYLNAMGEVFHNQFTSSSVYLWTLPMFHCNGWCTPWAVTAAGATHVALRAVRAERIWSLVDEAGVTHLCGAPTVCTMLASSPSAHVTERPLRITTAGAPPSPTIIGALEALGVTVVHVYGLTEVYGPFTICEHQPAWDGLDAQERARLLARQGVGMVQAESARVVDEHMRDVPADGVTLGEIVLRGNNVMLEYFRDSRATREAFRGGWFHTGDLGVMHPDRYIELKDRAKDIVISGGENISTVEVEQVIVSHDAVLEAAVVGRPDPKWGERPIAFVVLREGHEVDADELRIHARSLLAAFKVPDEFVFLTALPHTATGKVRKFDLRAPEAARALATNP from the coding sequence ATGACCCTGCCCGCACCCGCCGCCGCGAACGACGAGCCGCTCACGCCGCTGCGCTTCCTGCAGCGCTCGGCGGAGGTGTTCCCCGACAAGGACGCGATCCTCTACGGCGACCGGTCGTACACGTACCGGCGGTTCGCGAGCGAGGCCGAGGAGCTGGCACGCGTGTTCGCGTCGCTCATCGAGCCGGGCGACCGCGTCGCCTACCTACTGCCGAACACGCCGGAGATGCTCATCGGGCACTTCGCCGTGCCGCTCGCCGGCGGCGTGCTCGTCGCGATCAACACGAGGCTGAGCCGGGCCGAGATCGAGTACATCCTGCTGCACTCGGGCGCGCGGATCCTCGTCGTGGACGCCGAGCTGCTCGCCTCTCTCGGCGACCTCTCGTCGACCGTCGCGACGATCGAGGAGGTCGTCGAGGTGCCGGATCCACAGTACGGGCACCCCGGCGGGCACGTCGCGGCGGGGCAGGTCGCGTACGAGGAGTTCCTCGCCCGCGCGCACGACATCGACGAGCCGGTGAGCTGGCACGTCGCCGACGAGCGGCTGCCGATCTCCATCAACTACACGTCGGGCACGACGGGCAAGCCCAAGGGCGTCGTGTACACGCACCGCGGCGCGTACCTCAACGCGATGGGCGAGGTGTTCCACAACCAGTTCACGAGCTCGTCGGTGTACCTGTGGACGCTGCCGATGTTCCACTGCAACGGCTGGTGCACCCCGTGGGCGGTGACGGCGGCCGGGGCGACCCACGTCGCCCTGCGGGCCGTGCGCGCCGAGCGCATCTGGAGCCTCGTCGACGAGGCGGGCGTCACGCACCTGTGCGGTGCGCCGACGGTGTGCACGATGCTCGCGTCGTCGCCGTCGGCCCACGTCACCGAGCGCCCGCTGCGCATCACGACCGCCGGGGCGCCGCCGTCGCCCACGATCATCGGCGCGCTCGAGGCGCTGGGCGTCACGGTCGTGCACGTGTACGGCCTGACCGAGGTGTACGGCCCGTTCACGATCTGCGAGCACCAGCCCGCGTGGGACGGGCTCGACGCGCAGGAGCGCGCGCGGCTGCTCGCACGACAGGGCGTGGGGATGGTGCAGGCGGAGTCGGCGCGGGTCGTCGACGAGCACATGCGCGACGTGCCGGCCGACGGCGTGACGCTCGGCGAGATCGTGCTGCGCGGCAACAACGTGATGCTCGAGTACTTCCGCGACAGCCGCGCGACCCGCGAGGCGTTCCGGGGCGGCTGGTTCCACACGGGCGACCTCGGCGTCATGCATCCCGACCGCTACATCGAGCTCAAGGACCGCGCGAAGGACATCGTGATCTCGGGCGGCGAGAACATCTCGACCGTCGAGGTGGAGCAGGTGATCGTGTCGCACGACGCCGTGCTCGAGGCCGCGGTCGTGGGACGGCCCGACCCGAAGTGGGGCGAGCGCCCGATCGCGTTCGTCGTGCTGCGCGAGGGCCACGAGGTGGATGCCGACGAGCTGCGCATCCACGCCCGCAGCCTGCTCGCGGCCTTCAAGGTGCCCGACGAGTTCGTCTTCCTGACCGCGCTCCCGCACACCGCCACGGGCAAGGTGCGCAAGTTCGACCTGCGGGCGCCGGAGGCGGCGCGCGCCCTCGCGACGAACCCGTAG
- a CDS encoding amidohydrolase produces MYEIEEIEALVGARSAEFLEYSDRVWDRPELRWEEHTAVAAQIELARAAGFRVTEEVGGIPTAFYAEAGAGGPVIAILGEYDALAGLSQAADVPRPQPAPGNESGNGQGCGHNLLGAGGLLAAVSIAELLRTQGLPGRVRYYGCPAEEGDGGKTFMVARGAFSDVDIALTWHPGITTRVIDNPLLAVFHARFRFEGRASHASISPQLGRSALDAVELMNVGSNYLREHMPDDARLHYAITDSGGLSPNVVQRTAEVYYSVRSPRGRDARELFERVQRVADGAALMTDTAVRMTLSGAYSEVLHNRTLEGRLQQILEHVGGVPFDDADRALAASFATTFTREDMESGSRSFGGTVAVEGPLHEGVIPENPRPPVRHGSTDVGDVSWVTPTAQFYSACWAYGTPNHSWQAVAQGKSSYAHKGVTHAATVLTALAIDLFTDGDLRQKVVAEHESKLDERPYESPYGPEVVPPPLRAEWTGSNAGGNH; encoded by the coding sequence ATGTACGAGATCGAAGAGATCGAGGCGCTCGTCGGAGCGCGGAGCGCGGAGTTCCTGGAGTACTCGGACAGAGTCTGGGACCGGCCCGAACTGCGGTGGGAGGAGCACACCGCGGTTGCGGCTCAGATCGAGCTGGCGCGGGCGGCCGGGTTCCGGGTGACGGAGGAAGTCGGCGGCATCCCCACCGCCTTCTACGCCGAAGCCGGAGCAGGGGGCCCGGTCATCGCCATCCTGGGCGAGTACGACGCCTTGGCCGGGCTCAGCCAGGCGGCCGACGTCCCGCGACCGCAGCCGGCGCCGGGCAACGAGTCCGGCAACGGGCAGGGCTGCGGACACAACCTGCTGGGAGCGGGCGGGCTCCTCGCGGCCGTCTCGATCGCCGAGCTTCTCCGCACGCAAGGGCTGCCCGGGCGTGTTCGCTACTACGGCTGTCCTGCGGAGGAAGGCGACGGCGGGAAGACCTTCATGGTCGCGCGCGGCGCGTTCTCCGACGTCGACATCGCCCTCACCTGGCATCCGGGCATCACCACCCGTGTGATCGACAACCCGTTGCTCGCCGTGTTCCACGCCCGATTCCGCTTCGAGGGCAGGGCCAGCCACGCCTCGATCTCCCCGCAGCTCGGGCGCAGTGCTCTGGATGCGGTCGAGCTGATGAACGTCGGGTCCAACTATCTGCGAGAGCACATGCCGGATGACGCTCGACTGCACTACGCGATCACCGACTCCGGCGGTCTGTCGCCCAACGTGGTGCAGCGCACCGCCGAGGTCTACTACTCCGTACGCTCTCCGCGGGGACGCGACGCCAGAGAACTCTTCGAGCGTGTTCAGAGGGTCGCCGACGGCGCGGCGCTGATGACCGACACCGCAGTGCGGATGACGCTCAGCGGCGCCTATTCGGAAGTGCTGCACAACCGCACCCTGGAGGGAAGGCTGCAGCAGATCCTGGAACACGTCGGCGGCGTGCCGTTCGACGACGCCGACCGTGCCCTCGCCGCGAGCTTCGCGACCACGTTCACCCGGGAGGACATGGAGTCCGGCAGCCGTAGCTTCGGCGGCACGGTGGCGGTCGAGGGGCCGCTTCATGAGGGTGTGATCCCGGAGAATCCGCGTCCCCCCGTCCGCCACGGCTCCACCGACGTCGGGGATGTGAGCTGGGTGACGCCCACCGCCCAGTTCTATTCGGCGTGCTGGGCGTACGGGACGCCGAACCACTCCTGGCAGGCGGTGGCGCAAGGCAAGTCCTCGTACGCGCACAAGGGCGTGACGCATGCGGCGACCGTGCTCACGGCCCTGGCCATCGACCTGTTCACCGACGGCGACCTGCGCCAGAAGGTCGTCGCGGAGCACGAGTCGAAGCTGGACGAGCGACCGTACGAGTCGCCCTATGGCCCCGAGGTGGTCCCGCCGCCCTTGCGTGCGGAGTGGACCGGATCGAACGCCGGAGGGAACCACTGA